The following proteins are co-located in the Imtechella halotolerans genome:
- a CDS encoding MDR family MFS transporter: protein MKKFFSGYVNSFKGLRKEVWYLALITFVNRAGTMVIPFLTKYLNEDLNLSYGQVGWVMVFFGIGSLLGSYLGGKISDKIGFYKVMVISLFLSGILFITLQYIRSFEALCVAILVLMTVADMFRPAMYVSLKTYSKPENRTRSLTLVRLAINLGFALGPALGGLIIVTLGYGGLFWIDGLTCMVAILLFTRLVKEKKTTEEEVDPLVGVSKAKQHIFKDTPFWIQWIISFLITVAFFQLFSTMPLYHKKVYNLSEFHTGLLLAFNGFLVFLFEMPLVSWFGKQKRDITRLLTLSMLFFIPSFAILYYEGWVGILILSVLLMSFGEMFAFPNSNVFVMHRSPKGVEGIYMGYYTMSFSMAHIVSTKFGMTMIDWFGYKANWMIMAAICVLGLFFAIYLEKLIKREKEIA, encoded by the coding sequence ATGAAAAAGTTTTTCTCTGGATATGTAAATTCCTTCAAAGGTCTTCGTAAAGAAGTATGGTACCTTGCGCTCATTACTTTTGTAAACCGAGCTGGTACCATGGTCATACCATTTTTAACCAAGTATTTAAATGAAGACCTGAACTTAAGCTATGGACAGGTTGGATGGGTAATGGTTTTCTTCGGAATCGGATCTTTACTAGGTTCGTATCTGGGTGGAAAAATTTCGGATAAAATAGGATTTTATAAAGTTATGGTAATCAGTTTATTCCTTAGCGGCATACTCTTTATTACCCTACAATACATTCGTAGCTTTGAAGCCTTATGTGTGGCAATTTTAGTATTAATGACAGTAGCCGATATGTTCAGACCAGCTATGTATGTTTCACTAAAAACGTATAGCAAACCTGAAAACCGCACACGCTCATTAACCTTGGTTCGCCTTGCTATTAACTTAGGATTTGCCTTAGGACCAGCCTTAGGCGGGCTCATCATTGTTACCTTAGGATACGGTGGGTTATTTTGGATAGATGGACTAACTTGTATGGTGGCCATCCTTTTGTTTACTCGGTTAGTAAAAGAGAAAAAAACTACGGAAGAAGAGGTTGACCCCTTAGTAGGAGTCAGTAAGGCCAAACAACATATTTTTAAAGACACTCCGTTTTGGATTCAATGGATTATTTCATTTTTGATCACAGTGGCATTCTTCCAGCTATTCAGCACTATGCCTTTATATCATAAGAAGGTGTATAACCTTTCTGAATTTCACACAGGCCTTTTGCTTGCCTTTAACGGGTTCTTGGTGTTTCTATTTGAAATGCCTTTGGTAAGTTGGTTTGGAAAACAAAAAAGAGATATCACAAGGTTGCTCACTTTGAGTATGCTATTCTTTATACCCTCATTCGCCATTCTCTATTATGAGGGTTGGGTAGGCATTCTTATATTATCTGTTTTACTAATGAGTTTTGGTGAAATGTTTGCTTTTCCTAATTCAAATGTGTTTGTAATGCACAGATCTCCTAAGGGAGTAGAAGGTATATATATGGGGTATTACACGATGTCGTTCTCTATGGCCCATATTGTCAGTACTAAATTTGGAATGACAATGATCGATTGGTTTGGATATAAAGCAAATTGGATGATCATGGCAGCCATATGTGTGCTAGGCTTATTTTTCGCAATTTATCTAGAAAAACTAATAAAACGAGAAAAAGAAATAGCCTAG
- a CDS encoding branched-chain amino acid aminotransferase — protein sequence MEQLHTSLAVEKAAQSKIDQVDFSKLVFGKNFTDHMFICEYKDGKWQQPRVVPYQPITLDPSAKVFHYGQAVFEGMKAYKDANDDIFLFRPEENFNRINKSSERLAMPAFPKDYFFEGLTTLLKLDKEWIKKGNGNSLYIRPFVIATESGVMASPSMEYTFMIICSPVQSYYGGEVKVKIADYYSRAANGGFGAAKAAGNYAGQFYPTKLANEEGYQQIIWTDDATHEYLEEAGTMNIFFRINDTLLTCPTSDRILDGVTRKSVIAMAQHMGIDVEVRPIKVSELVEAANNGSLKEMFGSGTAAVISPISGFANKDQFWELPKQESPMAQQIKQAIVSLQYNETEDPFGWRVKVD from the coding sequence ATGGAGCAATTACACACTTCTCTTGCTGTTGAAAAAGCTGCTCAGAGCAAAATCGACCAAGTAGATTTCAGTAAATTAGTATTCGGTAAAAATTTTACCGATCATATGTTTATATGTGAATATAAAGATGGTAAATGGCAACAACCTAGAGTAGTTCCATATCAACCAATCACATTGGATCCTTCTGCTAAAGTTTTTCATTACGGACAAGCTGTTTTTGAAGGTATGAAAGCATATAAGGATGCTAATGATGACATTTTCCTATTCCGCCCGGAAGAGAATTTTAACCGAATTAATAAATCTAGTGAGCGTTTGGCTATGCCTGCATTTCCAAAAGACTATTTCTTCGAGGGCCTTACAACTTTACTAAAGTTAGATAAAGAATGGATTAAGAAGGGGAATGGTAATTCGCTATATATCCGACCATTTGTCATTGCTACTGAAAGTGGTGTTATGGCCTCTCCTTCTATGGAATATACATTTATGATTATATGTTCACCCGTACAATCCTACTACGGTGGAGAAGTTAAGGTGAAAATAGCGGACTATTACAGTCGTGCAGCCAATGGTGGATTTGGTGCGGCAAAAGCTGCAGGAAACTACGCTGGTCAGTTTTATCCGACTAAACTTGCCAATGAGGAAGGGTACCAACAAATCATATGGACCGATGACGCTACCCATGAATATTTGGAAGAAGCTGGGACAATGAACATCTTTTTTAGAATTAATGATACCCTACTTACATGTCCGACCAGCGACCGTATTCTAGATGGTGTTACTCGTAAAAGTGTTATAGCAATGGCTCAACATATGGGTATCGATGTTGAAGTACGTCCAATAAAAGTTAGTGAACTGGTTGAGGCAGCCAACAATGGAAGTTTAAAAGAAATGTTCGGAAGTGGTACTGCTGCAGTAATTAGTCCTATTTCTGGTTTTGCTAACAAAGACCAATTCTGGGAACTCCCAAAACAAGAGTCTCCAATGGCTCAACAAATAAAACAAGCAATTGTTTCACTTCAATACAATGAAACTGAAGACCCATTTGGATGGAGAGTTAAAGTAGATTAG
- the mnmD gene encoding tRNA (5-methylaminomethyl-2-thiouridine)(34)-methyltransferase MnmD: protein MKRSIITTGDGSTTIRLEEWQEHYHSSHGAVNEARHVFIENGLKCFQNRKIAILEIGFGTGLNAFITYLESPKLGLSICYEGVEAYPVEKDELSELNYISQLDAEAHKDIFKQMHQVSWDKEVVIAPHFSLNKRKQQFEQISDDSRFHLIYYDAFGARVQPELWTESVFKKMYEALCPGGCLVTYSSKSSARRAMLAVGFRVEKLKGPPGKREMLRAWKEE, encoded by the coding sequence GTGAAAAGGAGTATCATCACAACGGGAGATGGGTCTACAACAATTCGTCTAGAAGAGTGGCAAGAACATTATCATTCATCACATGGAGCGGTAAATGAAGCGCGTCATGTATTTATTGAAAATGGGCTTAAGTGTTTTCAGAATAGGAAAATAGCCATACTGGAAATTGGATTTGGAACTGGTCTGAATGCTTTTATAACCTATTTGGAGTCTCCTAAATTGGGACTTAGTATATGTTATGAAGGCGTTGAGGCCTATCCGGTTGAAAAAGATGAGCTCAGTGAACTTAATTATATCTCACAACTTGATGCAGAAGCTCATAAGGACATTTTTAAGCAGATGCATCAAGTCTCTTGGGATAAGGAGGTAGTAATTGCTCCTCATTTTAGTTTGAATAAAAGAAAACAACAGTTTGAACAGATTTCGGATGATTCCCGCTTTCATCTCATTTATTATGATGCTTTTGGCGCTAGAGTTCAACCTGAATTGTGGACTGAAAGTGTATTTAAAAAAATGTATGAAGCCCTTTGCCCTGGGGGATGTCTAGTTACTTATTCTTCAAAAAGTAGCGCTAGAAGAGCTATGTTGGCTGTGGGTTTTAGGGTTGAAAAGTTAAAGGGACCTCCGGGAAAGAGAGAAATGCTTCGTGCTTGGAAAGAGGAGTAA
- a CDS encoding sigma-70 family RNA polymerase sigma factor has translation MNTIAIWNLYAIDVERFILSKVQDECVSKDLLQEVFLRVHVNKHRLKESDKVKSWLFSIARNIVVDYYRKKRVLQVVDQMEVTEEPLINQVHTEVECLKGIINVLPPKYKVAVQMADLEGKKQQEIADSLGISLPAVKSRILRARKMIVEGFMDCCDFKLNSQGKLVGEVKERELCKVCQ, from the coding sequence ATGAATACCATAGCTATTTGGAATTTATATGCCATCGATGTAGAACGCTTTATATTAAGTAAAGTGCAGGATGAGTGTGTCTCAAAAGATTTGCTTCAGGAGGTGTTTTTAAGGGTACATGTAAATAAACATCGATTAAAAGAAAGTGATAAAGTAAAGTCCTGGTTGTTTTCAATTGCAAGAAACATAGTGGTTGACTATTACAGAAAAAAAAGGGTACTACAGGTAGTGGACCAGATGGAGGTAACGGAAGAACCTTTGATAAATCAGGTTCATACTGAAGTAGAATGCTTAAAGGGAATTATTAATGTATTGCCTCCTAAATATAAGGTAGCGGTTCAGATGGCTGATTTAGAGGGAAAAAAGCAGCAGGAGATTGCCGATAGTTTGGGAATATCATTGCCTGCCGTAAAATCAAGAATACTTAGAGCTCGTAAAATGATTGTAGAAGGCTTTATGGACTGTTGTGATTTTAAACTTAATTCTCAAGGTAAATTGGTAGGTGAGGTTAAGGAACGCGAATTGTGCAAGGTTTGTCAGTAG
- a CDS encoding nucleotide exchange factor GrpE: MSKKDKMNEETIDNPTLDSTVNNDETAHEGIPQPELTVEEVLQEDLAKEKDKFLRLFAEFENYKKRTAKERIELFKTAGQDVLQSMLPVLDDFDRALVQISKSEEKELLKGVELIHGKLLNTLKSKGLEQVEVTASDVFDAEIHEAITQIPAPTEELKGKIIDVIEKGYKLGDKIIRFPKVVVGQ; encoded by the coding sequence ATGAGTAAAAAAGATAAAATGAATGAAGAGACTATTGACAATCCAACTCTCGATAGTACTGTAAATAATGATGAAACTGCCCATGAAGGCATTCCACAACCAGAACTTACTGTGGAAGAAGTTCTTCAAGAAGATTTAGCTAAAGAGAAAGATAAATTCTTGCGTTTATTTGCTGAATTTGAAAACTATAAAAAACGTACTGCTAAAGAAAGAATTGAGTTATTTAAAACGGCTGGTCAAGATGTTTTACAATCGATGTTGCCTGTTTTAGATGATTTTGATCGTGCATTAGTCCAGATCTCTAAGTCTGAAGAAAAAGAATTGTTGAAAGGAGTAGAGCTCATACATGGAAAACTGTTGAATACTCTAAAATCAAAAGGTCTAGAACAGGTTGAGGTAACCGCTTCGGATGTTTTTGATGCAGAGATACATGAAGCTATTACTCAAATACCCGCGCCTACGGAGGAATTAAAAGGGAAAATTATTGATGTGATAGAAAAGGGATATAAATTAGGCGATAAGATCATACGTTTTCCAAAAGTAGTTGTAGGCCAATAA
- a CDS encoding DUF4920 domain-containing protein: protein MKKVVFTLMTATLLYACKTENNKQTTEQTSEVVEETIAYASYGDSITPNNAIKVEEMYANYKSMGIGDTTQVKYTAIVEEVCQSKGCWMKLRLEDGTQAMVKFKDYAFFMPKDIAGKEVIVDGKAFVEEMSVEDQRHFAEDAGKSAEEIAAITLPKKTYSIEAAGVLIKQ, encoded by the coding sequence ATGAAAAAAGTTGTATTTACACTCATGACAGCTACTTTATTGTATGCATGTAAAACTGAAAACAACAAACAAACAACCGAACAGACTTCCGAGGTTGTTGAAGAAACAATAGCCTATGCATCGTATGGAGACAGTATTACTCCAAATAATGCCATAAAAGTTGAGGAAATGTATGCCAATTATAAATCTATGGGAATTGGAGATACTACGCAGGTGAAATATACGGCTATAGTTGAAGAAGTGTGTCAATCAAAAGGATGTTGGATGAAATTAAGATTGGAGGATGGTACTCAGGCCATGGTGAAGTTTAAAGATTACGCCTTTTTTATGCCAAAGGATATTGCTGGTAAAGAAGTTATTGTGGATGGCAAGGCATTTGTAGAAGAAATGTCAGTAGAGGATCAAAGGCATTTTGCAGAGGATGCTGGAAAATCAGCGGAAGAGATTGCGGCTATAACGCTTCCTAAAAAAACCTATTCAATAGAAGCTGCTGGAGTATTAATAAAACAATAA
- a CDS encoding transcriptional activator, which translates to MKILKYLLTLFLISGAIFFVFISNLESSYAIHKSIGISAPKEVVFEALQNTKDWNLWLPNLKKTSQYTDTNNVHWRANNRLITVGVHKQNTPSFIEHQIKIEGHSPINSSWELSQEHSQTTAKVTLHGQLSFWEKILSLWKGYPNKQLSSYLEASTNINNYLEQQMNVHSIKIKNIGNQPEQWIISTAITSLSIADSAAEKLVLLAKQDSLILQKSPFILSTKENYHIAYLTTSVVPDLPIDKEYQIRKLPNTTYVNATLKGGYTYLPKAIKEVENYAQKTGYKISETLPLKLQLVKGEKDTKNPANWFTEIWIPIEQKSIESLTAN; encoded by the coding sequence ATGAAAATTTTAAAATACCTACTGACGTTATTCCTTATTTCTGGAGCCATTTTTTTTGTATTTATTTCCAATTTGGAAAGCTCTTATGCGATACATAAATCAATTGGTATTAGTGCTCCAAAGGAGGTAGTCTTCGAAGCGTTACAAAACACTAAAGATTGGAACCTTTGGTTACCTAATCTTAAAAAAACCTCTCAATACACCGATACAAATAATGTTCATTGGCGTGCCAATAATAGACTAATTACAGTAGGTGTACATAAACAAAATACCCCTTCTTTTATAGAACACCAAATAAAAATTGAAGGTCATTCTCCCATAAATTCATCCTGGGAACTTTCACAGGAACATTCTCAAACTACAGCAAAGGTAACACTCCATGGTCAACTAAGCTTTTGGGAAAAAATTTTATCACTTTGGAAAGGATACCCTAACAAACAATTATCATCCTATTTAGAGGCCTCTACCAACATAAACAACTATCTTGAGCAACAAATGAATGTTCATTCAATTAAAATAAAAAACATTGGTAATCAACCAGAACAATGGATCATTTCTACTGCGATCACCTCTCTTTCAATAGCTGATTCGGCAGCTGAAAAACTAGTATTGTTAGCAAAACAAGATAGTCTAATACTACAAAAATCTCCCTTTATACTTTCAACCAAGGAGAATTACCATATTGCTTATCTCACCACATCTGTTGTACCTGACCTGCCAATAGACAAGGAATATCAGATCAGAAAGTTGCCCAATACCACTTATGTTAATGCAACACTTAAAGGAGGGTATACCTATCTACCCAAAGCCATCAAAGAAGTAGAGAACTACGCTCAAAAAACGGGATACAAAATAAGCGAAACTCTTCCCCTAAAATTACAATTAGTAAAAGGGGAAAAAGACACTAAAAATCCAGCGAACTGGTTTACTGAGATATGGATTCCTATTGAGCAGAAATCTATAGAAAGTCTAACAGCTAATTAA
- a CDS encoding Lrp/AsnC family transcriptional regulator, producing the protein MIKDDTNWKILMLLQQNARMSNAEIGRIVGLTSPAVADRIKKMEDLGVIKGYRVDVAHTTTGHQLKAIIMLKVFSGRLQPFLEKVSEFKEVINCYRITGIENIIMEVLLFDQSHLEEFIDKVILYGETRTHIVLSNVVENRPITNKRRVMR; encoded by the coding sequence ATGATAAAAGACGATACTAACTGGAAAATCCTTATGCTTTTACAGCAAAACGCTCGAATGAGTAATGCTGAAATAGGTAGAATAGTTGGGCTAACTTCACCTGCTGTGGCTGATAGGATTAAGAAAATGGAAGACTTAGGAGTCATTAAAGGGTATAGAGTGGATGTTGCCCATACAACTACGGGACATCAATTGAAAGCAATAATCATGCTTAAGGTGTTTTCTGGCCGCCTACAACCTTTTTTAGAAAAAGTTTCTGAGTTTAAAGAGGTTATTAATTGTTATCGAATAACGGGAATTGAAAACATTATCATGGAGGTGTTGTTGTTTGATCAGTCACATTTAGAAGAGTTTATTGATAAGGTAATTCTTTATGGTGAGACCCGTACTCATATTGTATTGTCAAATGTGGTTGAAAACCGTCCAATAACGAACAAGCGGCGCGTAATGCGCTAG
- a CDS encoding glycoside hydrolase family 2 TIM barrel-domain containing protein translates to MKSINLLLFSFLCISAYLNGQENREVTILKDHWKFTKGTHNGAIQPDFNDSDWQSISLPHDWAISGPFIKGGDGPTGKLPWKDEGWYRNKIHVPQHYKGKQVYLLFDGIMAFPKVYFNGAFVGEWDYGYNSFYLDITDFIIPGSENTLTIQVDTRKHDSRWYPGAGIYRKISMIAVNPVHVDIWGTYVTTPIIKPSYADVRIMTQVRNASGAEEKIQIQQTIFNQEGKLVATKESTALVRASSAKEVEVTIPLTSPRKWDISDPHLYTLTTTIKKGKEILDVYNTTFGVRSIAFTADDGFHLNGRRVQLKGVNLHHDHGPLGAVFNKRAMERQLEIMKSMGVNAIRTSHNTPAPEVMELCDRMGILVFSEVFDKYDGKMDFDPEITNFDEFSQRNIKNYILRDRNHPSIFIWSVGNEIGDVSWNIDNGFHRLHTMLNYVNKYDPTRPTTLVCDSEASAALRHFDYYDVHNWNYGRRYTLARKLEPNKSVIISESSSTVSTRGYYDLNLPKTKTDFSKTTLQVSSYDLNAPAWAEMPDDDFMWQEEDSYVAGEFVWTGFDYLGEPTPYHNDWAKENGLTDAHASYSSYFGIVDLVGIPKDRYYLYKSYWNPDQTTVHILPHWNWEGKEGTSIPVFVYTNGDCVELFLNGKSLGKRCKNPTSTIATQRYRILWDSVEYAPGELKAVAYKEGSVIGEQVLKTAGEAYQLRLSPDRKVIKSDGEDLTYILIEAFDKNGNPQPLADHQVQFEIKGEAVIKGVGNGNPRSYEPFQASTVRLFYGKAMLILGSQYSEGKVTVKASSEGLKSATTIITIE, encoded by the coding sequence ATGAAAAGTATTAACCTGCTTTTATTTAGTTTTCTGTGTATTAGTGCATATTTGAATGGGCAAGAAAATCGTGAGGTAACAATTCTTAAAGATCATTGGAAATTTACTAAAGGGACTCACAATGGTGCGATTCAGCCCGACTTTAATGATTCGGATTGGCAATCAATTTCCCTCCCTCATGATTGGGCTATTTCAGGACCTTTTATTAAAGGTGGAGATGGACCCACAGGTAAATTACCATGGAAAGATGAAGGATGGTATCGCAATAAAATTCATGTTCCTCAGCACTACAAAGGGAAGCAAGTGTATTTGCTTTTTGATGGAATCATGGCTTTTCCTAAAGTATATTTTAATGGGGCATTTGTGGGTGAATGGGATTATGGATACAATTCTTTTTATTTAGATATTACTGATTTTATTATACCTGGAAGTGAAAATACATTAACTATTCAAGTAGATACACGTAAACATGATAGTCGATGGTATCCTGGTGCTGGAATTTATCGCAAAATTAGTATGATTGCTGTAAATCCTGTTCATGTGGATATATGGGGTACCTATGTAACAACTCCGATCATTAAACCATCTTATGCGGATGTACGTATCATGACTCAGGTTCGCAACGCTTCAGGTGCAGAAGAAAAAATTCAAATTCAACAAACAATATTCAACCAGGAAGGTAAATTAGTAGCTACCAAGGAATCTACGGCCCTGGTAAGGGCTTCTTCTGCCAAGGAAGTAGAAGTTACCATCCCACTTACAAGTCCAAGGAAATGGGATATTTCGGATCCTCATCTTTACACACTTACAACAACTATTAAGAAAGGGAAAGAAATTCTAGATGTCTATAATACCACATTTGGCGTGCGATCCATTGCTTTTACCGCAGACGATGGTTTTCATCTCAATGGACGACGTGTTCAATTAAAGGGAGTTAATCTCCATCATGATCATGGCCCATTAGGGGCTGTATTTAACAAGAGAGCTATGGAACGTCAGTTAGAAATTATGAAATCCATGGGAGTGAATGCCATTAGAACAAGTCATAACACACCTGCTCCTGAGGTTATGGAATTATGTGATCGAATGGGTATTTTGGTTTTTTCTGAAGTATTTGACAAGTATGACGGGAAAATGGATTTTGATCCAGAAATAACCAACTTTGATGAATTCTCACAACGAAATATTAAAAATTATATTCTCAGGGATCGAAACCATCCTTCTATATTTATATGGAGTGTTGGAAATGAAATAGGGGATGTTTCTTGGAATATAGATAATGGTTTTCATCGACTTCATACCATGCTAAATTATGTCAATAAATACGATCCCACCAGACCTACGACTTTAGTGTGTGATAGTGAGGCTAGTGCAGCACTACGTCATTTTGATTATTACGATGTGCACAATTGGAACTATGGTCGTAGATATACATTGGCACGTAAGTTAGAACCTAACAAGTCTGTTATTATTAGTGAATCATCCTCAACTGTTAGTACAAGAGGGTATTATGATTTGAATTTACCAAAAACTAAAACAGATTTTTCTAAAACTACGCTCCAGGTAAGTTCCTATGACTTAAACGCACCAGCATGGGCAGAGATGCCGGATGATGATTTTATGTGGCAAGAGGAGGATTCTTATGTGGCTGGAGAATTTGTATGGACAGGATTTGATTATTTAGGCGAGCCTACACCTTATCACAATGATTGGGCCAAGGAAAACGGGTTGACCGATGCCCATGCCTCCTATAGTTCGTATTTTGGGATTGTAGATTTAGTAGGAATCCCTAAAGATCGTTATTATCTTTATAAAAGTTATTGGAATCCTGACCAAACAACCGTTCATATACTACCCCACTGGAATTGGGAAGGTAAAGAAGGAACATCGATTCCAGTATTTGTATATACTAATGGCGATTGCGTAGAATTATTTCTTAATGGCAAATCCTTAGGTAAACGCTGTAAGAATCCGACATCAACAATTGCAACCCAACGATATCGTATTCTGTGGGATTCTGTAGAATATGCACCTGGGGAATTAAAAGCAGTGGCTTATAAGGAAGGATCTGTGATTGGTGAGCAAGTACTAAAGACAGCCGGGGAGGCCTACCAGCTTCGTTTAAGTCCTGATAGAAAAGTAATTAAATCAGACGGAGAGGATCTTACTTATATTTTGATAGAAGCATTTGATAAAAATGGAAATCCTCAGCCCTTGGCGGATCATCAGGTGCAGTTTGAAATTAAAGGAGAAGCGGTCATAAAAGGGGTAGGCAATGGTAACCCAAGATCCTATGAGCCATTTCAAGCATCTACTGTACGTCTATTTTATGGAAAAGCCATGTTGATTTTGGGATCTCAATACAGTGAAGGAAAAGTGACTGTCAAAGCAAGTTCAGAAGGCCTAAAATCAGCTACCACTATAATTACCATAGAGTAA
- a CDS encoding DUF1684 domain-containing protein: MKMSYFLLLIFSVLSVSCDSGKKYHDGTPEEKAFKSHRERIESFQDKLNKEFNDSKLTPLLPEDFKNFKQLDFFPIDTSYALMAYFERTPNEKPFMMPTTTDRVVLEVQYGILHFTIDENKYSLAVYQNQELVKQEEYKDYLFLPFMDDTNGEETYGGGRYLDMRIPEKDSVLLDFNTAYNPYCVYNPKFSCPLVPERNYIPVRIPVGIKDFKTKD, encoded by the coding sequence ATGAAGATGTCTTATTTTTTGCTACTTATTTTCAGTGTGTTGAGTGTTTCATGTGACTCTGGAAAAAAATATCACGATGGTACCCCTGAAGAAAAGGCCTTCAAGAGTCATAGAGAACGAATAGAGTCATTTCAGGATAAATTAAATAAAGAATTCAATGATTCAAAGCTTACACCGCTGTTACCAGAAGATTTTAAGAACTTTAAGCAACTTGATTTTTTTCCAATTGACACATCATATGCACTAATGGCTTATTTTGAGCGTACTCCTAATGAAAAACCTTTTATGATGCCTACTACTACTGATCGGGTAGTGCTTGAGGTTCAATATGGAATACTTCATTTTACGATAGATGAAAACAAGTATTCTCTAGCTGTATATCAAAATCAAGAACTCGTTAAGCAAGAAGAGTATAAAGATTATCTTTTCTTACCTTTTATGGATGATACTAATGGCGAAGAAACCTATGGAGGTGGTCGGTATTTAGATATGAGAATTCCTGAAAAGGATTCTGTACTTCTTGATTTCAATACGGCCTATAATCCATACTGTGTCTATAACCCTAAGTTTTCATGTCCATTAGTGCCTGAGAGAAATTATATCCCAGTTCGCATCCCTGTAGGGATTAAGGACTTTAAGACTAAAGATTAA
- a CDS encoding nucleoside triphosphate pyrophosphohydrolase family protein yields MKEKLNAVAEFHEAFGLGVNEVPRAYLGEQLVKLRFNLMAEENEEYLEAAQNNDLEEVADALGDMLYILCGTILEHGLQHKIEEVFNEIQRSNMSKLGEDGKPIYREDGKVMKGPNYFKPNIAAILSKDM; encoded by the coding sequence ATGAAAGAAAAATTAAATGCTGTAGCCGAATTTCATGAGGCTTTTGGATTGGGGGTTAATGAAGTTCCCAGGGCTTACTTAGGTGAGCAATTGGTGAAATTACGTTTTAACCTAATGGCTGAGGAAAATGAAGAATATTTAGAGGCTGCTCAAAATAATGATTTAGAGGAAGTTGCCGATGCTTTAGGTGATATGCTCTATATCTTGTGTGGAACTATTTTAGAACATGGATTACAACATAAAATTGAAGAAGTTTTTAATGAGATCCAACGAAGTAATATGAGTAAATTGGGGGAAGACGGGAAACCTATTTACAGGGAGGATGGGAAGGTTATGAAAGGCCCTAATTATTTCAAACCTAATATAGCAGCTATACTGTCGAAGGATATGTAA
- a CDS encoding TIGR01777 family oxidoreductase, with protein sequence MTILITGASGLIGSELTALFLKAGHTVHFLTTRKEAIVNKANHKGFYWNPSLGILDENCLNGVSVVINLAGSSIAKRWTKSYKNEIVESRVLSLQMLYQLLKKNKGHQVRQLVTASAIGIYPHSYTHYYTEDEKIQETDFLSEVVIKWEEAAQAFNQLGISVAVLRIGLVLSMKGGAMPALVAPVKKGVGATFGSGEQWQSWIHIEDLISLFEHLVEKHLYGVYNAVAPNPVTHKKMLHEIASRLHKPLWLPAIPKSIMKLLLGEMATLLYDSQRVCAKKVEDSHFIYTYPNLGLALDNLLLNK encoded by the coding sequence ATGACCATTTTAATAACCGGAGCAAGTGGCCTTATAGGGTCAGAACTTACTGCACTTTTTCTAAAGGCTGGTCATACGGTACATTTCCTTACAACGCGTAAAGAAGCAATTGTTAATAAGGCTAATCACAAAGGGTTTTATTGGAACCCTTCCCTTGGTATCCTTGATGAGAATTGTTTGAATGGTGTTTCTGTTGTGATTAATTTGGCTGGTAGTTCGATCGCTAAAAGATGGACAAAGTCTTATAAAAATGAAATTGTAGAAAGCCGAGTTCTATCTTTACAGATGCTTTATCAATTATTAAAAAAAAACAAAGGTCATCAAGTAAGGCAATTAGTCACCGCCTCCGCTATTGGTATATATCCGCACTCGTATACCCATTATTATACAGAAGATGAAAAGATTCAAGAGACCGATTTTCTTTCTGAAGTTGTAATCAAATGGGAGGAAGCCGCCCAGGCTTTTAATCAATTAGGGATCTCGGTTGCTGTACTTCGTATTGGGCTGGTTTTATCAATGAAAGGAGGGGCAATGCCTGCATTAGTGGCTCCTGTGAAAAAGGGAGTTGGCGCTACTTTTGGTAGTGGAGAGCAATGGCAATCTTGGATTCATATTGAGGATTTGATATCCTTGTTTGAGCACCTAGTAGAAAAGCATCTTTACGGTGTTTATAATGCGGTTGCTCCAAATCCAGTAACTCATAAAAAAATGCTACATGAAATAGCTTCCCGATTGCATAAACCATTATGGCTGCCAGCTATTCCTAAGTCAATTATGAAGCTACTCTTAGGGGAAATGGCTACTCTTCTTTATGATAGTCAACGTGTATGCGCTAAAAAAGTTGAAGATTCCCATTTTATATATACCTATCCTAATTTAGGCTTAGCCTTGGATAACCTTCTTTTGAACAAGTAA